The genomic region CACCGTATCGGCCGGACCGCCCGCATGGGTTCGTTCGGTAAGGCAATCACCTTCGTCACACGCGAACAGGGCAAGCTGCTCACCGAGGTCGAGAAACTGATCAACCTCCAGATCACCGAGGAGCGGCTCGAGGGCTTTGTGCCCGGTCCTCCGCCACGCGGGGAGTTCGGACGCTTCCCGCCGCCGCCCGACAGACGGTCAAGAGGACCTGCCCAGGCCTCGCCGGCGCCTGCGGCCGAGCCGTCCTCTGTCCCGGCCGGTACCGCACCGGCCCAGCCGGCTTCGCCCTCCGAACGTCCAAAGACCCTTGGAGCCAAGTTCAGAAGTCGCCGGCGACGCTTGTAGGCTTTCAGGAGGCTCACACATCACCCACCTTCCCTTCGCCCTCAGGCAGGCGGCTCGAGCAGTCGAACAGGCCGGGCTGTCGACCGAACTTGCGTGCTCCGCCATACGTTCCTATACTGGGAATCCGTCTCCGCCGGCTTGTACGCCGGGATGTGACTGTTGGCGGTAAGAGGTTGCCAAATGCCGATTTATGAATATGTGTGCCAGGAATGCAGCCACGCATTCGAGCACTTGGCACGCTCGATGAACACGCCCGAACGCACCCAATGCCCGGCGTGCGGGAGCGGCAAGATCGAGCGGCAGATGAGTGTGTTCGCCGCCCGGCAGGGCGGAGGGAACACCTGCACCCTCGCACCCGGCGGGCCATGTTGCCAGCAGTGCCCGGGAGCCGCCTCGGGGCATTGTCCGATGTGAATCGACGTCCTGCGGGCTTTCCTCTGCGGGAGTCCCGTTCTTCGAGGGAAACTGCTACTCAGATGCGATTCCGTTCCGATACCCTACCACCGGCGCTGCGTATGCCTTTGGCTGCGGTCCTCGGTTGGCTCGTGCCCGGCGCAGGGCACTGGTTCATTGGAGAACGAGCCCGAGGTACCATCTTCCTCGTGGTGATCGGTCTGACGTTCTGGGGCGGCATTGCCATCGGGGGGGTCAAGAACACGGTCAACTCCAAAGATCGCTTCCTCTGGTTCCTGGGCCAGGTTTGTGCCGGGGCCCATCCCATCGTGGCCATGACCTGGGGTAAACACTCCGGCGCTCCCGAGACCGGCGGCGATCCACGATGGTACGCCTACGGCCACACGGAGGACACCGCCGTGGTCTACACCGCCATCGCCGGCATGCTCAATCTGCTGGCCATCTTCGATGTGCTGGCCAGGATCGAAAAGGGAACGGGCCAGCAGTCTCGCGCCGCCCCGGCAGCGTCTCGGAGGACCGGACCATGATGGCTTCCGCCATGTCCGTTCTCGCCACGCTCTTCATCACCCCGATCGTGCTGACCCCACGCACGCAGATGGTCTTCCTGCTGCCGCTGTGCTTGGCGGTCAGCATCGTCTACAAGACGACGCGCTGCGACAAGCTCCGTGACATCCCCCTGGCCGCCCTGGTCAGTTGGATCACGATCGTGGTCGGAATGTACCTCGTGGGCATTGTTCTCATGGTCCTCTTCGAGTTGGCGGCCTAGGACTGCCCGCGGCCTCGCCCTCGACTCGATGCTCCTCGACGGATCGGATCGCTCCATCGCATCTCGGCCAACGGTTGCCCCTTCTCCGGCAGG from Phycisphaerae bacterium harbors:
- a CDS encoding zinc ribbon domain-containing protein yields the protein MPIYEYVCQECSHAFEHLARSMNTPERTQCPACGSGKIERQMSVFAARQGGGNTCTLAPGGPCCQQCPGAASGHCPM